The following are encoded in a window of Triticum aestivum cultivar Chinese Spring unplaced genomic scaffold, IWGSC CS RefSeq v2.1 scaffold46404, whole genome shotgun sequence genomic DNA:
- the LOC123175838 gene encoding uncharacterized protein, with translation MNAHISSVSEENMNLRNHVESCMTSLLAMIDGRNASNVNSCSEMLGGAVSRVGDCRLRVVGGEVRFVDSHEHNTSALADATGKSNIQEATGPSTYRLVNPTIRKRLGTDLMTNLGAATALSQSSLLGWFPVAPPSKRSRMTTDYSIANPMGVAVSELEGKRRDDRFYAKAMDSSVNDLSRVWFKHRRPYHIEMTGEQVVEEFRIENDLASKGLDSILRLGICPPASGRLIIGPDWEFKVAYTAGYWRRADVRAMFNELPPGLKCEVALVVVYLGQGWSLYAFDVLRRVLHVIDPNICKPGESKIKAKHLRNAGELLDGFIKCGDMFWGEGKVPNNGWSYCFHATCTYESTDTAMQVVRHIINFVPGQHPMNLTAGASVALKKKLLQSVLTMAGNDGSLPRRVEA, from the exons ATGAATGCACACATCTCCTCTGTTAGTGAggagaacatgaacttgagaaaccATGTTGAGTCTTGCATGACCAGTTTGCTTGCAATGATTGACGGGCGCAACGCCAGCAATGTCAATTCGTGCAGTGAGATGTTGGGGGGTGCGGTTTCAAGAGTAGGCGACTGCAGGCTGCGGGTGGTGGGTGGTGAGGTTCGCTTCGTTGATAGTCATG AACATAACACGAGTGCTCTGGCTGATGCCACCGGGAAAAGCAATATACAGGAGGCAACAG GTCCATCCACTTATAGACTCGTGAACCCGACTATTAGGAAGCGCCTTGGAACGGATCTGATGACAAACTTGGGTGCTGCCACCG CCCTCTCACAGAGCAGTTTGCTTGGGTGGTTTCCTGTGGCTCCACCAAGTAAACGCTCAAGGATGACGACTGACTACTCGATTGCAAACCCGATGGGGGTAGCTGTTTCTGAGCTGGAGGGGAAGAGAAGAGATGATCGTTTCTATGCGAAGGCCATGGATTCATCGGTTAATGATTTGTCTAG GGTCTGGTTCAAGCATCGGCGCCCATATCACATTGAGATGACTGGTGAGCAGGTGGTGGAAGAGTTTCGCATCGAAAATGATCTTGCAAGTAAAGGTCTTGACTCAATTCTTCGTTTGGGGATCTGCCCGCCCGCGTCAGGGAGGCTGATCATTGGTCCTGATTGGGAG TTTAAAGTTGCATACACTGCTGGGTACTGGAGGAGGGCAGATGTCCGTGCGATGTTTAATGAACTACCGCCGGGGCTTAAGTGCGAAGTG GCCCTGGTGGTGGTGTACCTTGGTCAAGGATGGAGTCTATATGCCTTTGACGTTCTCCGCAGGGTTCTTCATGTGATTGATCCGAACATTTGCAAGCCTGGTGAGAGCAAGATCAAAGCAAAACACTTGCGGAATGCGGGGGAGCTGCTAGATGGGTTCATCAAGTGTGGTGACATGTTCTGGGGCGAGGGGAAAGTGCCGAACAATGGATGGTCTTACTGTTTCCACGCTACATGTACCTATGAGAG TACGGACACGGCGATGCAGGTGGTGCGCCACATCATCAACTTTGTCCCTGGACAGCATCCAATGAACTTGACTGCG